The Plutella xylostella chromosome 12, ilPluXylo3.1, whole genome shotgun sequence genome includes a window with the following:
- the LOC119694015 gene encoding odorant receptor 94b, which translates to MFRKLEGLEDPEHPLLGPNRRGLRLAGMLQGAAGGGAGRGGRAARGVHLLATLFVLSQYAELWLLRRDLGLALRNLSITMLSTVCVVKAWTFVGWQRDWTDILDSISRKEREQRARGGGGGRLVHQYIRYSRVVTYLYWALVALTVLTVVLAPLAAYLSSPAFQDEIRRGDAAYPEIMSSWVPFDKTRPPGYWLYVLEHAVICVYGGGIVATYDANAVAIMTFFAGQLRLLRADCAAIFGDDLRPASDHQALQNIRDCHQQHLFLIKYSRLFDSLLSPVMFLYIIICSLMICCSAIQLTKAGTTRMEQVWITEYLLALVAQLFLYCWHGSRALHTSMEVEGGVYGAAWGGRRAALRRAALLLGGALRRRVALTAGPFTTLTVPTFVAILKGSYSYYAILSQNEKE; encoded by the exons ATGTTTCGGAAGCTCGAAGGTTTGGAAGATCCCGAGCATCCACTGCTGGGCCCCAACCGGCGCGGGCTGCGGCTGGCGGGCATGCTGcagggcgcggcgggcggaggcgcggggcgcggggggcgggcggcgcgcggcgtgCACCTGCTGGCCACGCTGTTCGTACTCAGCCAGTACGCGGAGCTGTGGCTGCTGCGGCGCGACCTCGGCCTGGCGCTGCGCAACCTCTCCATCACCATGCTCAGCACCGTGTGCGTGGTCAAGGCCTGGACCTTCGTGGGCTGGCAGCGCGACTGGACCGACATCCTGGACTCCATCTCGCGCAAGGAGCGGGAGCAgcgcgcgcggggcggcggcggcggccggctCGTGCACCAGTACATCCGCTACTCGCGCGTGGTGACTTATCTCTACTGGGCGCTGGTGGCGCTGACAGTGCTCACGGTGGTGCTGGCGCCGCTGGCCGCCTACCTCTCCTCGCCCGCCTTCCAGGACGAGATCCGGCGCGGGGACGCCGCCTACCCGGAGATCATGAGCTCGTGGGTGCCGTTCGACAAGACACGGCCGCCCGGCTACTGGCTCTACGTGCTGGAGCACGCCGTGATCTGCGTGTACGGCGGCGGCATCGTGGCGACTTACGACGCTAATGCGGTGGCCATAATGACGTTTTTCGCGGGCCAGCTGCGGCTGCTGCGCGCCGACTGCGCCGCAATATTCGGCGACGACCTGCGCCCCGCCAGCGACCACCAGGCCTTGCAGAACATCCGCGACTGCCATCAACAACATCTGTTCTTGATCAA ATATTCCCGCCTGTTCGACTCGCTGCTGTCGCCCGTCATGTTCCTGTACATCATCATCTGCTCGCTCATGATCTGCTGCAGCGCCATACAACTTACTAAG GCGGGCACGACTCGCATGGAGCAGGTGTGGATCACGGAGTACCTGCTGGCGCTCGTGGCGCAGCTGTTCCTGTACTGCTGGCACGGCTCCCGCGCGCTGCACACT AGCATGGAGGTGGAGGGCGGCGTGTACGGGGCGGCgtggggcgggcggcgcgcggcgctgCGGCGGGCGGCGCTGCTGCTGGGCGGCGCGCTGCGGCGGCGCGTCGCGCTCACCGCCGGGCCCTTCACCACGCTCACCGTGCCCACCTTCGTCGCC ATACTGAAAGGGTCTTACAGCTACTACGCCATCCTGAGCCAGAACGAGAAGGAGTAG